A region of Heliangelus exortis chromosome 4, bHelExo1.hap1, whole genome shotgun sequence DNA encodes the following proteins:
- the STOX2 gene encoding storkhead-box protein 2 isoform X2 — protein MEPDHRGSGDVSPISMSPISQSQFIPLGEILCLAISAMNSARKQVTQEALMEHLTTCFPGVPTPSPEILRHTLNMLVRERKIYPTPDGYFIVTPQTYFITPSLIRTNSKWYHLDERIPDRSQCTSPQQGTITPSTSGCVRDRTLPKNHCDSCHCCREDMHSMHASTLQRKSAKDCKDSYCPPSLCQVPPTEKSKSTVNFSYKAETLTKPKDVEKQSKKFGLKLFRLSFKKDKTKQLANFSAQFPPEEWPLRDEDTPTTIPREVEMEIIRRINPDLTVENVMRHTALMKKLEEEKAQRSKAGSSAHHSGRSKKSRNHRKSHGKSRSHSKTRVSKGDPSDGSHLDIPAEREYDFYDPLTRSPREGCYIIEHKGDNFIMHSNPNMIESHFPMTPEWDVSGELAKRRTEMPFPEPSRGSSHSKVHRSHSHTQDRRSRNERSSKAKERSRSMDNSKGPLGSAALGTPEDIGEGCSPDDQTTSQTYIDDSTLRPSQSLSHQRALITSASYKETCIPETASGNVETPSSCSLLEQSKPTENLPSYSELNSCTTKSAVDDYFQCNTSSETVLTAPSPLGKNKEDHDTLTGTDGLKKMTPAERQSQHIARDPGVHKEESPKGPSSGSAVAGQTPEVIANGRLVQHHSAESSSLDKRKEIFSKDTLFKPLHNTLSVNSYHKSSTPLLKPHQKTPSDTLSVRCEKLEQAIVTSVTQVMPVSQRQQETAGNQEASFDYYNVSDDEDSEEGTNKNAEEEKNRDDVGTMQWLLEREKERDLQRKFEKNLTLLTPKETESSNNQRATHSARLDSMDSSSITVDSGFNSPRTRESLASNTSSIVESNRRQNPALSPAHGGAGPTFNFRAAADPPPSEAEKLQKPANCLQASVTSV, from the exons GAGTTCCAACACCCAGTCCAGAAATCCTCCGACATACCCTGAATATGCTTGTACGGGAGAGGAAAATATACCCAACTCCAGATGGTTATTTCATTGTAACCCCTCAGACTTACTTTATAACACCATCTCTCATAAGAACAAACAGTAAATGGTACCATTTGGATGAGAGGATACCTGACAGGTCTCAGTGTACCTCTCCACAGCAAGGAACTATAACTCCCTCCACCTCGGGATGCGTCAGGGACCGAACACTACCCAAAAACCACTGCGACTCCTGCCACTGTTGCAGAGAAGACATGCACAGCATGCATGCATCTACCCTACAGAGGAAGTCAGCAAAAGACTGTAAAGACTCATACTGCCCTCCTTCATTATGTCAGGTCCCACCTACTGAGAAAAGTAAAAGTACTGTCAATTTTTCTTACAAAGCAGAGACACTCACAAAGCCTAAGGATGTAGAAAAACAGTCTAAGAAATTTGGACTCAAATTATTCCGATTAAGTTTCAAGAAGGACAAGACAAAACAATTGGCAAATTTCTCTGCCCAGTTTCCTCCAGAAGAGTGGCCGCTAAGGGACGAGGACACCCCTACCACTATACCTAGAGAGGTAGAAATGGAGATTATCAGGCGTATTAACCCAGACTTGACTGTGGAAAATGTCATGAGGCACACTGCACTAATGAAGAaacttgaagaagaaaaagctcaaCGAAGCAAAGCAGGATCGTCAGCTCACCACAGTGGACGAAGTAAAAAGAGCAGGAACCACAGAAAGTCTCATGGGAAGTCAAGGTCACACAGCAAGACTCGGGTGTCCAAGGGAGACCCGTCAGATGGCTCTCACTTAGATATACCTGCTGAAAGGGAGTATGACTTCTATGATCCCTTGACTCGATCCCCGCGGGAAGGCTGTTACATAATAGAACACAAGGGAGACAATTTTATAATGCACAGCAATCCTAACATGATCGAATCTCACTTTCCCATGACACCAGAGTGGGATGTGTCCGGTGAGCTGGCCAAAAGAAGAACTGAAATGCCTTTCCCTGAACCTTCCAGGGGAAGCTCCCACTCCAAGGTCCATCGGAGCCACAGCCACACACAGGACAGAAGATCAAGGAATGAGCGGTCCAGTAAGGCTAAAGAAAGGTCTAGATCCATGGATAACTCCAAGGGTCCTCTGGGCTCAGCTGCTTTAGGCACACCTGAAGACATAGGTGAAGGCTGTAGCCCAGATGACCAAACAACTAGCCAAACTTATATTGACGATAGTACCTTAAGGCCATCTCAATCGCTCAGTCATCAAAGGGCTCTGATAACGTCTGCAAGCTACAAAGAGACTTGCATCCCAGAAACAGCTAGTGGCAATGTAGAAACCCCCAGTTCTTGTAGCCTTTTGGAACAAAGCAAGCCCACCGAGAATTTGCCGTCGTACAGCGAGCTCAATTCCTGCACAACCAAATCCGCAGTCGATGACTATTTTCAGTGCAACACATCCAGTGAGACTGTGCTTACTGCTCCGTCACCACTGGGCAAGAATAAAGAGGACCATGACACTCTGACAGGGACAGATGGGCTCAAAAAAATGACTCCTGCAGAGAGACAGTCTCAACATATTGCTAGGGATCCCGGGGTGCACAAAGAGGAGTCCCCGAAGGGTCCAAGCAGTGGTTCAGCGGTTGCTGGCCAAACTCCAGAGGTGATTGCAAACGGGCGGCTGGTTCAACACCATAGTGCTGAATCAAGCAGCCTTgataagaggaaagaaatatttagcaAGGATACACTCTTTAAACCTCTGCACAACACTCTTTCTGTGAATAGTTATCATAAGTCTAGCACACCCCTGCTAAAGCCCCATCAAAAGACCCCCTCTGACACATTGTCAGTCAGGTGTGAGAAACTTGAACAAGCGATAGTAACCTCAGTCACACAAGTCATGCCGGTTTCACAGAGACAGCAAGAGACAGCTGGGAACCAGGAGGCCTCCTTTGACTACTATAATGTATCTGATGATGAGGACTCAGAGGAAGGAACCAACAAAAATGCggaggaggaaaagaacagGGATGATGTTGGTACAATGCAGTGGCTCctagagagggaaaaagagagggatCTGCAGCGAAAATTTGAGAAGAATCTTACTCTTCTCACCCCGAAGGAAACAGAAAGTAGCAACAACCAGAGAGCCACCCACTCAGCCCGCCTGGACAGCAtggacagcagcagcattacTGTGGACAGCGGGTTCAACTCTCCACG TACTCGTGAGAGCCTGGCATCCAACACTTCAAGCATTGTTGAAAGCAACAGACGTCAGAACCCTGCTCTGAGCCCTGCTCATGGTGGTGCAGGCCCAACGTTCAACTTCCGAGCTGCTGCAGACCCACCACCAAGTgaagctgagaaactgcagaaaCCTGCTAACTGCCTGCAAGCTTCTGTCACTAGTGTCTGA
- the STOX2 gene encoding storkhead-box protein 2 isoform X4, whose translation MSPISQSQFIPLGEILCLAISAMNSARKQVTQEALMEHLTTCFPGVPTPSPEILRHTLNMLVRERKIYPTPDGYFIVTPQTYFITPSLIRTNSKWYHLDERIPDRSQCTSPQQGTITPSTSGCVRDRTLPKNHCDSCHCCREDMHSMHASTLQRKSAKDCKDSYCPPSLCQVPPTEKSKSTVNFSYKAETLTKPKDVEKQSKKFGLKLFRLSFKKDKTKQLANFSAQFPPEEWPLRDEDTPTTIPREVEMEIIRRINPDLTVENVMRHTALMKKLEEEKAQRSKAGSSAHHSGRSKKSRNHRKSHGKSRSHSKTRVSKGDPSDGSHLDIPAEREYDFYDPLTRSPREGCYIIEHKGDNFIMHSNPNMIESHFPMTPEWDVSGELAKRRTEMPFPEPSRGSSHSKVHRSHSHTQDRRSRNERSSKAKERSRSMDNSKGPLGSAALGTPEDIGEGCSPDDQTTSQTYIDDSTLRPSQSLSHQRALITSASYKETCIPETASGNVETPSSCSLLEQSKPTENLPSYSELNSCTTKSAVDDYFQCNTSSETVLTAPSPLGKNKEDHDTLTGTDGLKKMTPAERQSQHIARDPGVHKEESPKGPSSGSAVAGQTPEVIANGRLVQHHSAESSSLDKRKEIFSKDTLFKPLHNTLSVNSYHKSSTPLLKPHQKTPSDTLSVRCEKLEQAIVTSVTQVMPVSQRQQETAGNQEASFDYYNVSDDEDSEEGTNKNAEEEKNRDDVGTMQWLLEREKERDLQRKFEKNLTLLTPKETESSNNQRATHSARLDSMDSSSITVDSGFNSPRTRESLASNTSSIVESNRRQNPALSPAHGGAGPTFNFRAAADPPPSEAEKLQKPANCLQASVTSV comes from the exons GAGTTCCAACACCCAGTCCAGAAATCCTCCGACATACCCTGAATATGCTTGTACGGGAGAGGAAAATATACCCAACTCCAGATGGTTATTTCATTGTAACCCCTCAGACTTACTTTATAACACCATCTCTCATAAGAACAAACAGTAAATGGTACCATTTGGATGAGAGGATACCTGACAGGTCTCAGTGTACCTCTCCACAGCAAGGAACTATAACTCCCTCCACCTCGGGATGCGTCAGGGACCGAACACTACCCAAAAACCACTGCGACTCCTGCCACTGTTGCAGAGAAGACATGCACAGCATGCATGCATCTACCCTACAGAGGAAGTCAGCAAAAGACTGTAAAGACTCATACTGCCCTCCTTCATTATGTCAGGTCCCACCTACTGAGAAAAGTAAAAGTACTGTCAATTTTTCTTACAAAGCAGAGACACTCACAAAGCCTAAGGATGTAGAAAAACAGTCTAAGAAATTTGGACTCAAATTATTCCGATTAAGTTTCAAGAAGGACAAGACAAAACAATTGGCAAATTTCTCTGCCCAGTTTCCTCCAGAAGAGTGGCCGCTAAGGGACGAGGACACCCCTACCACTATACCTAGAGAGGTAGAAATGGAGATTATCAGGCGTATTAACCCAGACTTGACTGTGGAAAATGTCATGAGGCACACTGCACTAATGAAGAaacttgaagaagaaaaagctcaaCGAAGCAAAGCAGGATCGTCAGCTCACCACAGTGGACGAAGTAAAAAGAGCAGGAACCACAGAAAGTCTCATGGGAAGTCAAGGTCACACAGCAAGACTCGGGTGTCCAAGGGAGACCCGTCAGATGGCTCTCACTTAGATATACCTGCTGAAAGGGAGTATGACTTCTATGATCCCTTGACTCGATCCCCGCGGGAAGGCTGTTACATAATAGAACACAAGGGAGACAATTTTATAATGCACAGCAATCCTAACATGATCGAATCTCACTTTCCCATGACACCAGAGTGGGATGTGTCCGGTGAGCTGGCCAAAAGAAGAACTGAAATGCCTTTCCCTGAACCTTCCAGGGGAAGCTCCCACTCCAAGGTCCATCGGAGCCACAGCCACACACAGGACAGAAGATCAAGGAATGAGCGGTCCAGTAAGGCTAAAGAAAGGTCTAGATCCATGGATAACTCCAAGGGTCCTCTGGGCTCAGCTGCTTTAGGCACACCTGAAGACATAGGTGAAGGCTGTAGCCCAGATGACCAAACAACTAGCCAAACTTATATTGACGATAGTACCTTAAGGCCATCTCAATCGCTCAGTCATCAAAGGGCTCTGATAACGTCTGCAAGCTACAAAGAGACTTGCATCCCAGAAACAGCTAGTGGCAATGTAGAAACCCCCAGTTCTTGTAGCCTTTTGGAACAAAGCAAGCCCACCGAGAATTTGCCGTCGTACAGCGAGCTCAATTCCTGCACAACCAAATCCGCAGTCGATGACTATTTTCAGTGCAACACATCCAGTGAGACTGTGCTTACTGCTCCGTCACCACTGGGCAAGAATAAAGAGGACCATGACACTCTGACAGGGACAGATGGGCTCAAAAAAATGACTCCTGCAGAGAGACAGTCTCAACATATTGCTAGGGATCCCGGGGTGCACAAAGAGGAGTCCCCGAAGGGTCCAAGCAGTGGTTCAGCGGTTGCTGGCCAAACTCCAGAGGTGATTGCAAACGGGCGGCTGGTTCAACACCATAGTGCTGAATCAAGCAGCCTTgataagaggaaagaaatatttagcaAGGATACACTCTTTAAACCTCTGCACAACACTCTTTCTGTGAATAGTTATCATAAGTCTAGCACACCCCTGCTAAAGCCCCATCAAAAGACCCCCTCTGACACATTGTCAGTCAGGTGTGAGAAACTTGAACAAGCGATAGTAACCTCAGTCACACAAGTCATGCCGGTTTCACAGAGACAGCAAGAGACAGCTGGGAACCAGGAGGCCTCCTTTGACTACTATAATGTATCTGATGATGAGGACTCAGAGGAAGGAACCAACAAAAATGCggaggaggaaaagaacagGGATGATGTTGGTACAATGCAGTGGCTCctagagagggaaaaagagagggatCTGCAGCGAAAATTTGAGAAGAATCTTACTCTTCTCACCCCGAAGGAAACAGAAAGTAGCAACAACCAGAGAGCCACCCACTCAGCCCGCCTGGACAGCAtggacagcagcagcattacTGTGGACAGCGGGTTCAACTCTCCACG TACTCGTGAGAGCCTGGCATCCAACACTTCAAGCATTGTTGAAAGCAACAGACGTCAGAACCCTGCTCTGAGCCCTGCTCATGGTGGTGCAGGCCCAACGTTCAACTTCCGAGCTGCTGCAGACCCACCACCAAGTgaagctgagaaactgcagaaaCCTGCTAACTGCCTGCAAGCTTCTGTCACTAGTGTCTGA
- the STOX2 gene encoding storkhead-box protein 2 isoform X3, with product MNACDVSPISMSPISQSQFIPLGEILCLAISAMNSARKQVTQEALMEHLTTCFPGVPTPSPEILRHTLNMLVRERKIYPTPDGYFIVTPQTYFITPSLIRTNSKWYHLDERIPDRSQCTSPQQGTITPSTSGCVRDRTLPKNHCDSCHCCREDMHSMHASTLQRKSAKDCKDSYCPPSLCQVPPTEKSKSTVNFSYKAETLTKPKDVEKQSKKFGLKLFRLSFKKDKTKQLANFSAQFPPEEWPLRDEDTPTTIPREVEMEIIRRINPDLTVENVMRHTALMKKLEEEKAQRSKAGSSAHHSGRSKKSRNHRKSHGKSRSHSKTRVSKGDPSDGSHLDIPAEREYDFYDPLTRSPREGCYIIEHKGDNFIMHSNPNMIESHFPMTPEWDVSGELAKRRTEMPFPEPSRGSSHSKVHRSHSHTQDRRSRNERSSKAKERSRSMDNSKGPLGSAALGTPEDIGEGCSPDDQTTSQTYIDDSTLRPSQSLSHQRALITSASYKETCIPETASGNVETPSSCSLLEQSKPTENLPSYSELNSCTTKSAVDDYFQCNTSSETVLTAPSPLGKNKEDHDTLTGTDGLKKMTPAERQSQHIARDPGVHKEESPKGPSSGSAVAGQTPEVIANGRLVQHHSAESSSLDKRKEIFSKDTLFKPLHNTLSVNSYHKSSTPLLKPHQKTPSDTLSVRCEKLEQAIVTSVTQVMPVSQRQQETAGNQEASFDYYNVSDDEDSEEGTNKNAEEEKNRDDVGTMQWLLEREKERDLQRKFEKNLTLLTPKETESSNNQRATHSARLDSMDSSSITVDSGFNSPRTRESLASNTSSIVESNRRQNPALSPAHGGAGPTFNFRAAADPPPSEAEKLQKPANCLQASVTSV from the exons GAGTTCCAACACCCAGTCCAGAAATCCTCCGACATACCCTGAATATGCTTGTACGGGAGAGGAAAATATACCCAACTCCAGATGGTTATTTCATTGTAACCCCTCAGACTTACTTTATAACACCATCTCTCATAAGAACAAACAGTAAATGGTACCATTTGGATGAGAGGATACCTGACAGGTCTCAGTGTACCTCTCCACAGCAAGGAACTATAACTCCCTCCACCTCGGGATGCGTCAGGGACCGAACACTACCCAAAAACCACTGCGACTCCTGCCACTGTTGCAGAGAAGACATGCACAGCATGCATGCATCTACCCTACAGAGGAAGTCAGCAAAAGACTGTAAAGACTCATACTGCCCTCCTTCATTATGTCAGGTCCCACCTACTGAGAAAAGTAAAAGTACTGTCAATTTTTCTTACAAAGCAGAGACACTCACAAAGCCTAAGGATGTAGAAAAACAGTCTAAGAAATTTGGACTCAAATTATTCCGATTAAGTTTCAAGAAGGACAAGACAAAACAATTGGCAAATTTCTCTGCCCAGTTTCCTCCAGAAGAGTGGCCGCTAAGGGACGAGGACACCCCTACCACTATACCTAGAGAGGTAGAAATGGAGATTATCAGGCGTATTAACCCAGACTTGACTGTGGAAAATGTCATGAGGCACACTGCACTAATGAAGAaacttgaagaagaaaaagctcaaCGAAGCAAAGCAGGATCGTCAGCTCACCACAGTGGACGAAGTAAAAAGAGCAGGAACCACAGAAAGTCTCATGGGAAGTCAAGGTCACACAGCAAGACTCGGGTGTCCAAGGGAGACCCGTCAGATGGCTCTCACTTAGATATACCTGCTGAAAGGGAGTATGACTTCTATGATCCCTTGACTCGATCCCCGCGGGAAGGCTGTTACATAATAGAACACAAGGGAGACAATTTTATAATGCACAGCAATCCTAACATGATCGAATCTCACTTTCCCATGACACCAGAGTGGGATGTGTCCGGTGAGCTGGCCAAAAGAAGAACTGAAATGCCTTTCCCTGAACCTTCCAGGGGAAGCTCCCACTCCAAGGTCCATCGGAGCCACAGCCACACACAGGACAGAAGATCAAGGAATGAGCGGTCCAGTAAGGCTAAAGAAAGGTCTAGATCCATGGATAACTCCAAGGGTCCTCTGGGCTCAGCTGCTTTAGGCACACCTGAAGACATAGGTGAAGGCTGTAGCCCAGATGACCAAACAACTAGCCAAACTTATATTGACGATAGTACCTTAAGGCCATCTCAATCGCTCAGTCATCAAAGGGCTCTGATAACGTCTGCAAGCTACAAAGAGACTTGCATCCCAGAAACAGCTAGTGGCAATGTAGAAACCCCCAGTTCTTGTAGCCTTTTGGAACAAAGCAAGCCCACCGAGAATTTGCCGTCGTACAGCGAGCTCAATTCCTGCACAACCAAATCCGCAGTCGATGACTATTTTCAGTGCAACACATCCAGTGAGACTGTGCTTACTGCTCCGTCACCACTGGGCAAGAATAAAGAGGACCATGACACTCTGACAGGGACAGATGGGCTCAAAAAAATGACTCCTGCAGAGAGACAGTCTCAACATATTGCTAGGGATCCCGGGGTGCACAAAGAGGAGTCCCCGAAGGGTCCAAGCAGTGGTTCAGCGGTTGCTGGCCAAACTCCAGAGGTGATTGCAAACGGGCGGCTGGTTCAACACCATAGTGCTGAATCAAGCAGCCTTgataagaggaaagaaatatttagcaAGGATACACTCTTTAAACCTCTGCACAACACTCTTTCTGTGAATAGTTATCATAAGTCTAGCACACCCCTGCTAAAGCCCCATCAAAAGACCCCCTCTGACACATTGTCAGTCAGGTGTGAGAAACTTGAACAAGCGATAGTAACCTCAGTCACACAAGTCATGCCGGTTTCACAGAGACAGCAAGAGACAGCTGGGAACCAGGAGGCCTCCTTTGACTACTATAATGTATCTGATGATGAGGACTCAGAGGAAGGAACCAACAAAAATGCggaggaggaaaagaacagGGATGATGTTGGTACAATGCAGTGGCTCctagagagggaaaaagagagggatCTGCAGCGAAAATTTGAGAAGAATCTTACTCTTCTCACCCCGAAGGAAACAGAAAGTAGCAACAACCAGAGAGCCACCCACTCAGCCCGCCTGGACAGCAtggacagcagcagcattacTGTGGACAGCGGGTTCAACTCTCCACG TACTCGTGAGAGCCTGGCATCCAACACTTCAAGCATTGTTGAAAGCAACAGACGTCAGAACCCTGCTCTGAGCCCTGCTCATGGTGGTGCAGGCCCAACGTTCAACTTCCGAGCTGCTGCAGACCCACCACCAAGTgaagctgagaaactgcagaaaCCTGCTAACTGCCTGCAAGCTTCTGTCACTAGTGTCTGA
- the STOX2 gene encoding storkhead-box protein 2 isoform X5 — protein sequence MLVRERKIYPTPDGYFIVTPQTYFITPSLIRTNSKWYHLDERIPDRSQCTSPQQGTITPSTSGCVRDRTLPKNHCDSCHCCREDMHSMHASTLQRKSAKDCKDSYCPPSLCQVPPTEKSKSTVNFSYKAETLTKPKDVEKQSKKFGLKLFRLSFKKDKTKQLANFSAQFPPEEWPLRDEDTPTTIPREVEMEIIRRINPDLTVENVMRHTALMKKLEEEKAQRSKAGSSAHHSGRSKKSRNHRKSHGKSRSHSKTRVSKGDPSDGSHLDIPAEREYDFYDPLTRSPREGCYIIEHKGDNFIMHSNPNMIESHFPMTPEWDVSGELAKRRTEMPFPEPSRGSSHSKVHRSHSHTQDRRSRNERSSKAKERSRSMDNSKGPLGSAALGTPEDIGEGCSPDDQTTSQTYIDDSTLRPSQSLSHQRALITSASYKETCIPETASGNVETPSSCSLLEQSKPTENLPSYSELNSCTTKSAVDDYFQCNTSSETVLTAPSPLGKNKEDHDTLTGTDGLKKMTPAERQSQHIARDPGVHKEESPKGPSSGSAVAGQTPEVIANGRLVQHHSAESSSLDKRKEIFSKDTLFKPLHNTLSVNSYHKSSTPLLKPHQKTPSDTLSVRCEKLEQAIVTSVTQVMPVSQRQQETAGNQEASFDYYNVSDDEDSEEGTNKNAEEEKNRDDVGTMQWLLEREKERDLQRKFEKNLTLLTPKETESSNNQRATHSARLDSMDSSSITVDSGFNSPRTRESLASNTSSIVESNRRQNPALSPAHGGAGPTFNFRAAADPPPSEAEKLQKPANCLQASVTSV from the exons ATGCTTGTACGGGAGAGGAAAATATACCCAACTCCAGATGGTTATTTCATTGTAACCCCTCAGACTTACTTTATAACACCATCTCTCATAAGAACAAACAGTAAATGGTACCATTTGGATGAGAGGATACCTGACAGGTCTCAGTGTACCTCTCCACAGCAAGGAACTATAACTCCCTCCACCTCGGGATGCGTCAGGGACCGAACACTACCCAAAAACCACTGCGACTCCTGCCACTGTTGCAGAGAAGACATGCACAGCATGCATGCATCTACCCTACAGAGGAAGTCAGCAAAAGACTGTAAAGACTCATACTGCCCTCCTTCATTATGTCAGGTCCCACCTACTGAGAAAAGTAAAAGTACTGTCAATTTTTCTTACAAAGCAGAGACACTCACAAAGCCTAAGGATGTAGAAAAACAGTCTAAGAAATTTGGACTCAAATTATTCCGATTAAGTTTCAAGAAGGACAAGACAAAACAATTGGCAAATTTCTCTGCCCAGTTTCCTCCAGAAGAGTGGCCGCTAAGGGACGAGGACACCCCTACCACTATACCTAGAGAGGTAGAAATGGAGATTATCAGGCGTATTAACCCAGACTTGACTGTGGAAAATGTCATGAGGCACACTGCACTAATGAAGAaacttgaagaagaaaaagctcaaCGAAGCAAAGCAGGATCGTCAGCTCACCACAGTGGACGAAGTAAAAAGAGCAGGAACCACAGAAAGTCTCATGGGAAGTCAAGGTCACACAGCAAGACTCGGGTGTCCAAGGGAGACCCGTCAGATGGCTCTCACTTAGATATACCTGCTGAAAGGGAGTATGACTTCTATGATCCCTTGACTCGATCCCCGCGGGAAGGCTGTTACATAATAGAACACAAGGGAGACAATTTTATAATGCACAGCAATCCTAACATGATCGAATCTCACTTTCCCATGACACCAGAGTGGGATGTGTCCGGTGAGCTGGCCAAAAGAAGAACTGAAATGCCTTTCCCTGAACCTTCCAGGGGAAGCTCCCACTCCAAGGTCCATCGGAGCCACAGCCACACACAGGACAGAAGATCAAGGAATGAGCGGTCCAGTAAGGCTAAAGAAAGGTCTAGATCCATGGATAACTCCAAGGGTCCTCTGGGCTCAGCTGCTTTAGGCACACCTGAAGACATAGGTGAAGGCTGTAGCCCAGATGACCAAACAACTAGCCAAACTTATATTGACGATAGTACCTTAAGGCCATCTCAATCGCTCAGTCATCAAAGGGCTCTGATAACGTCTGCAAGCTACAAAGAGACTTGCATCCCAGAAACAGCTAGTGGCAATGTAGAAACCCCCAGTTCTTGTAGCCTTTTGGAACAAAGCAAGCCCACCGAGAATTTGCCGTCGTACAGCGAGCTCAATTCCTGCACAACCAAATCCGCAGTCGATGACTATTTTCAGTGCAACACATCCAGTGAGACTGTGCTTACTGCTCCGTCACCACTGGGCAAGAATAAAGAGGACCATGACACTCTGACAGGGACAGATGGGCTCAAAAAAATGACTCCTGCAGAGAGACAGTCTCAACATATTGCTAGGGATCCCGGGGTGCACAAAGAGGAGTCCCCGAAGGGTCCAAGCAGTGGTTCAGCGGTTGCTGGCCAAACTCCAGAGGTGATTGCAAACGGGCGGCTGGTTCAACACCATAGTGCTGAATCAAGCAGCCTTgataagaggaaagaaatatttagcaAGGATACACTCTTTAAACCTCTGCACAACACTCTTTCTGTGAATAGTTATCATAAGTCTAGCACACCCCTGCTAAAGCCCCATCAAAAGACCCCCTCTGACACATTGTCAGTCAGGTGTGAGAAACTTGAACAAGCGATAGTAACCTCAGTCACACAAGTCATGCCGGTTTCACAGAGACAGCAAGAGACAGCTGGGAACCAGGAGGCCTCCTTTGACTACTATAATGTATCTGATGATGAGGACTCAGAGGAAGGAACCAACAAAAATGCggaggaggaaaagaacagGGATGATGTTGGTACAATGCAGTGGCTCctagagagggaaaaagagagggatCTGCAGCGAAAATTTGAGAAGAATCTTACTCTTCTCACCCCGAAGGAAACAGAAAGTAGCAACAACCAGAGAGCCACCCACTCAGCCCGCCTGGACAGCAtggacagcagcagcattacTGTGGACAGCGGGTTCAACTCTCCACG TACTCGTGAGAGCCTGGCATCCAACACTTCAAGCATTGTTGAAAGCAACAGACGTCAGAACCCTGCTCTGAGCCCTGCTCATGGTGGTGCAGGCCCAACGTTCAACTTCCGAGCTGCTGCAGACCCACCACCAAGTgaagctgagaaactgcagaaaCCTGCTAACTGCCTGCAAGCTTCTGTCACTAGTGTCTGA